One region of Niallia sp. Man26 genomic DNA includes:
- the tsaE gene encoding tRNA (adenosine(37)-N6)-threonylcarbamoyltransferase complex ATPase subunit type 1 TsaE, with protein MDKYMWTTNKADETMAFAERLAELLDQGDVLTLEGDLGAGKTTFTKGLAKGLGITKTVNSPTFTIIKEYAGRLPLYHMDVYRVEDAFEDLGFDEYFHGNGVTVVEWAHLIGEQLPEEYLNISIHYKNETGREIVLTPYGSRYVQVCKELMK; from the coding sequence ATGGATAAATATATGTGGACAACAAATAAAGCTGATGAGACAATGGCTTTTGCTGAAAGACTTGCTGAGCTTTTGGATCAAGGTGATGTACTGACATTAGAAGGAGACTTAGGTGCAGGAAAAACAACCTTCACAAAGGGACTTGCTAAAGGGCTAGGCATTACAAAAACAGTAAACAGCCCAACCTTTACAATTATTAAGGAGTATGCGGGCAGGCTTCCGCTTTATCATATGGATGTTTATCGTGTCGAGGATGCCTTTGAAGACCTTGGTTTTGATGAGTATTTTCATGGCAATGGAGTTACAGTGGTAGAATGGGCACACTTAATAGGGGAACAGCTGCCTGAAGAGTATTTAAACATAAGTATTCATTATAAAAATGAAACAGGAAGAGAAATTGTGCTAACCCCCTATGGGTCTAGATATGTGCAAGTATGTAAGGAGTTAATGAAATGA
- the tsaB gene encoding tRNA (adenosine(37)-N6)-threonylcarbamoyltransferase complex dimerization subunit type 1 TsaB: protein MKILAIDTSNLVLGIAIMDQDKVIGEYITNLKKNHSVRAMPAVEMLMKECDVKPADLTKIVVAKGPGSYTGVRIGVTIAKTLAWTLNIPLVGVSSLEVLAASAGRYFPGSVSPLFDARRGQIYTGLYKFSDGAVEQLEKDQLILAKDWVSRLRDEQGKVLFTGNDLSIHKELLEAELKDIAVFADYADFNPRPAVLARLGQTREAEEVHPFTPNYIRLAEAEANWLKANNKE from the coding sequence ATGAAAATACTAGCAATTGATACTTCCAATCTTGTATTGGGAATTGCCATTATGGACCAAGATAAAGTAATTGGAGAATATATTACGAATTTAAAAAAGAATCATTCTGTCAGGGCAATGCCGGCAGTAGAGATGCTGATGAAGGAATGTGACGTGAAACCAGCTGATTTAACAAAGATAGTGGTTGCTAAAGGTCCTGGTTCTTACACAGGTGTCCGAATAGGAGTCACAATTGCGAAGACTCTTGCTTGGACATTAAATATTCCTCTTGTTGGTGTTTCGAGCCTTGAGGTATTGGCAGCAAGTGCAGGCCGATATTTTCCTGGCAGTGTAAGTCCATTGTTTGATGCAAGAAGGGGGCAAATTTATACAGGGCTGTACAAGTTTTCAGATGGAGCAGTAGAACAGCTGGAAAAAGACCAGCTTATTCTGGCAAAGGATTGGGTTAGCCGGTTACGAGATGAGCAAGGCAAGGTTTTATTTACAGGTAATGATCTGTCTATCCATAAAGAGCTGCTTGAAGCTGAACTAAAAGATATTGCTGTATTTGCTGATTATGCTGACTTTAATCCAAGACCGGCAGTGCTGGCGAGATTGGGGCAAACGAGGGAAGCAGAAGAGGTTCATCCGTTTACTCCAAATTATATTCGTTTGGCTGAGGCAGAAGCGAATTGGCTTAAGGCAAATAATAAAGAGTAA
- the rimI gene encoding ribosomal protein S18-alanine N-acetyltransferase — MEDYLFRDMTIGDIDKVHMVETLSFSTPWSKEAFFNELTKNRFAKYIVIEHGEQLVGYIGAWIVIDEVHITNIAILPDFRGQKLGEKLLRAMMEEAKKQEAKSMTLEVRVTNIVAQNLYKKLGFQSGAIRKNYYTDNQEDALVMWVKI, encoded by the coding sequence ATGGAGGATTATCTTTTTCGGGATATGACGATTGGGGATATAGATAAGGTACACATGGTTGAAACACTTTCTTTTAGCACACCATGGAGTAAAGAGGCCTTTTTTAATGAGCTGACAAAGAATCGGTTTGCCAAGTATATAGTTATAGAACATGGCGAACAGTTGGTTGGTTATATTGGAGCATGGATTGTTATAGATGAGGTTCATATAACTAATATTGCCATATTGCCTGATTTCCGGGGGCAAAAGCTTGGAGAAAAACTATTAAGAGCAATGATGGAAGAAGCGAAAAAGCAGGAAGCTAAGTCTATGACATTGGAAGTAAGGGTGACAAATATAGTTGCTCAAAACTTGTACAAAAAGCTTGGTTTCCAAAGCGGCGCTATCAGAAAGAATTATTATACCGATAATCAAGAAGATGCTTTAGTAATGTGGGTGAAAATATAA
- the cmpA gene encoding cortex morphogenetic protein CmpA — protein sequence MPTWLQNQIKKAFYEKNTYQVRLLNQCWYYYRRKNCS from the coding sequence ATGCCTACATGGCTGCAAAATCAAATTAAAAAGGCGTTTTATGAAAAAAACACCTACCAAGTCAGGTTGCTTAACCAATGCTGGTATTATTATAGAAGAAAAAATTGCTCATGA
- a CDS encoding SprT family protein — protein sequence MTDQELQLLVEELSNTHFKIPFMHKASFNPRLRTTGGRYLLNSHNIEINRKYLDELGMEELIGIIKHELCHYHLHINKKGYQHKDADFKNLLRKVGGPRFCSSLPQEKTQNKPKRTLIYRCQSCNQIYFRRKKVDMKKYVCGKCRGKLSLEEIRNS from the coding sequence TTGACTGATCAAGAGCTGCAATTGTTAGTGGAAGAATTGTCAAACACTCATTTTAAAATACCGTTTATGCATAAAGCATCCTTTAACCCGAGACTCAGGACAACTGGAGGCAGATATTTACTGAACAGCCACAATATTGAGATCAATAGAAAGTACTTAGATGAATTGGGGATGGAGGAACTAATCGGAATTATTAAACATGAGCTGTGTCATTACCATCTTCATATAAATAAAAAAGGCTATCAGCATAAGGATGCTGATTTTAAAAACTTGCTGCGAAAAGTTGGGGGGCCCCGTTTTTGTTCTTCCTTGCCGCAGGAAAAAACGCAAAACAAACCAAAGCGAACACTCATATACAGATGCCAATCATGTAATCAAATTTATTTTCGCCGAAAAAAAGTAGATATGAAAAAGTATGTTTGCGGGAAATGCAGAGGGAAATTGAGTCTTGAGGAGATAAGAAACAGCTAG
- a CDS encoding Tex family protein — protein MEKVLIKEDYQNMIAKEQSITKKQVSSVLALLEEGNTVPFIARYRKEQTGALDEVQIKDIMDRYHYIQNLEQRKEEVIRLIDEQGKLTEELRKSISASVKLQEVEDLYRPYKLKRRTKATIAKEKGLEPLAQWLLEYNGSSPIEQEAVKYISEEKEVLTAEDAIAGARDIIAEVVSDDADSRKWIRNKTFQGGLIASSAKDADKDEKNVYEMYYEYEEPLNKIVPHRTLALNRGEKEDILKVSIKAPVDTIVSYLEKKWMKREGSPSHDTIKAAIEDSYKRLIQPSIERELRGELTEKAEEQAIHIFSENLRNLLLQPPLKGKMVLGVDPAYRTGCKLAVVDETGKVLEIGVIYPHPPVSKAKEAAAKFQELLTKYKIEMVAVGNGTASRETEQFVAEQIKKQDKEIFYLIVNEAGASVYSASEIAREEFPNFQVEERSAVSIARRLQDPLAELVKIDPKSVGVGQYQHDVSQKKLSESLGFVVETSVNKVGVNVNTASSSLLQYVAGLSKAVANNVVKKREEEGKFTNRKQLKKIPRLGAKTYEQAIGFLRILDGDEPLDRTGIHPEHYDEVKALLKKIGFDSKQIGTDELKEALSGLNIKAVSAELGIGELTLGDIVDALMRPSRDPRDELAAPLLRTDVLKLEDLQAGMELQGTVRNVVDFGAFVDIGVKQDGLVHISKLSNKFVKHPLDIVSVGDVVTVWVDGIDHNKGRVALTMLPPKA, from the coding sequence ATGGAGAAAGTTTTAATTAAAGAGGATTATCAAAATATGATTGCGAAGGAGCAATCAATCACGAAAAAACAAGTATCTAGTGTTCTTGCGCTTTTAGAAGAGGGGAATACAGTGCCCTTCATCGCCCGTTACCGCAAGGAGCAAACCGGTGCTTTAGACGAAGTGCAGATAAAGGATATTATGGATCGATATCATTATATTCAGAACCTGGAGCAGAGGAAAGAAGAAGTTATACGGTTGATAGATGAACAAGGAAAGCTTACAGAAGAATTGCGAAAGAGTATTTCAGCATCTGTTAAGCTGCAAGAAGTAGAGGACTTATATCGTCCTTATAAGCTTAAAAGACGAACTAAAGCTACAATTGCAAAGGAAAAAGGGTTAGAGCCACTTGCTCAATGGCTGCTTGAATATAACGGTAGCTCTCCTATAGAACAAGAGGCAGTTAAATATATTTCAGAAGAAAAAGAAGTGCTGACAGCTGAAGATGCCATCGCAGGTGCAAGGGATATTATTGCAGAGGTAGTATCAGATGATGCTGACAGCAGGAAATGGATACGAAATAAAACATTTCAAGGAGGACTTATCGCATCAAGTGCTAAAGATGCTGATAAAGATGAAAAAAATGTTTATGAAATGTACTATGAATATGAGGAGCCTTTAAACAAAATTGTACCTCATCGTACATTGGCGTTAAATCGAGGCGAGAAAGAAGACATATTGAAAGTATCCATTAAGGCGCCTGTTGATACAATTGTCAGCTATCTCGAAAAAAAATGGATGAAAAGAGAAGGTTCCCCGTCTCATGACACGATTAAAGCTGCAATTGAAGACAGCTATAAGAGACTTATACAGCCTTCTATTGAGAGGGAACTTCGAGGAGAGCTGACAGAAAAAGCCGAGGAGCAAGCAATTCATATCTTCTCGGAAAATCTTCGGAATCTGCTGCTACAGCCGCCTCTAAAAGGGAAAATGGTGTTAGGAGTCGATCCAGCTTACAGGACAGGCTGTAAATTAGCAGTCGTAGATGAAACGGGTAAGGTGTTAGAAATAGGAGTTATCTATCCTCATCCCCCGGTCTCGAAAGCGAAAGAAGCAGCTGCTAAGTTTCAAGAGCTGTTAACAAAATATAAAATTGAAATGGTTGCTGTAGGGAATGGAACAGCCTCCAGGGAAACAGAACAATTTGTTGCCGAGCAGATTAAGAAGCAAGACAAGGAAATATTCTATCTGATTGTCAATGAGGCAGGGGCGAGTGTATACTCAGCTTCAGAAATTGCCAGGGAGGAGTTCCCAAACTTTCAAGTAGAGGAAAGAAGTGCAGTATCCATTGCAAGAAGGCTTCAAGATCCTTTGGCAGAACTAGTGAAAATTGATCCGAAGTCAGTCGGCGTCGGACAATATCAGCATGATGTGTCTCAGAAAAAACTGTCCGAATCTCTTGGATTTGTCGTTGAAACGAGCGTAAATAAAGTTGGGGTTAATGTAAATACGGCATCTTCTTCTCTTTTGCAATATGTTGCTGGTCTTTCTAAAGCGGTAGCTAATAATGTTGTTAAAAAGAGAGAAGAAGAAGGAAAGTTTACAAACAGAAAGCAGCTAAAGAAGATTCCGAGGCTCGGTGCGAAAACATATGAACAGGCAATCGGCTTTTTGCGCATATTAGACGGTGATGAACCGTTAGACAGAACAGGAATACATCCGGAGCATTATGATGAAGTGAAGGCCCTGTTGAAAAAAATCGGTTTTGATTCTAAACAAATTGGGACAGATGAATTGAAGGAAGCATTAAGCGGTCTTAATATAAAGGCGGTTTCAGCTGAGCTTGGAATCGGTGAGTTGACTTTAGGTGATATTGTCGATGCTTTAATGCGTCCAAGTCGTGACCCGAGGGATGAACTTGCAGCACCGCTCCTTAGAACGGATGTTTTGAAGCTTGAAGATTTACAAGCAGGCATGGAGCTTCAAGGGACTGTCCGGAATGTTGTTGACTTTGGTGCCTTTGTTGATATCGGCGTTAAGCAGGACGGTTTGGTTCATATCTCAAAACTCAGCAATAAGTTTGTTAAGCACCCATTGGATATAGTGAGTGTAGGCGATGTGGTCACAGTATGGGTCGACGGTATTGATCATAATAAAGGAAGAGTCGCTTTGACTATGCTGCCGCCAAAAGCATAA